One Planctomycetota bacterium genomic region harbors:
- a CDS encoding DUF4159 domain-containing protein: protein MKRSLLSLAALLCVLTAALAAENDGHEDRPGVVRCANLIYGDNKSSVCFSDHFLADVQQRTNIWTAQHFDMVRMESEDLFAHPFAVMSGNGEFTFTEAQRKSLKQYLAGGGFLLASAGCSAPEWNESFRREIGEVFPDLKLEPIPFKHPIFHTVYDINELPTKSRSVQATLYGLTINGRIAVVFSPEGLNDTANAGGNCCCCGGNEVKVARQVNVNLLVYAVSH from the coding sequence ATGAAGCGATCGCTTCTGAGCTTGGCCGCCCTGCTGTGCGTTCTGACGGCGGCGCTGGCGGCGGAGAACGACGGACACGAGGATCGACCGGGTGTCGTGCGATGCGCGAATCTGATCTACGGCGACAACAAGTCGTCCGTGTGCTTCTCAGACCATTTCCTGGCGGACGTACAGCAACGGACGAACATCTGGACGGCGCAGCATTTTGACATGGTGCGCATGGAGAGCGAGGATTTATTTGCGCATCCGTTCGCGGTCATGAGCGGCAATGGCGAGTTCACCTTCACCGAAGCACAGCGCAAATCGCTCAAGCAGTATCTTGCCGGCGGCGGATTCCTGCTGGCGTCCGCCGGATGCAGCGCCCCGGAATGGAACGAAAGCTTCCGCCGCGAGATCGGCGAAGTCTTCCCCGATCTGAAGCTCGAGCCCATCCCCTTCAAGCATCCGATCTTTCATACCGTCTACGACATCAATGAACTGCCGACCAAGTCGCGGTCCGTGCAGGCGACGCTCTACGGTCTGACGATCAACGGGCGGATCGCCGTCGTATTCAGCCCCGAAGGACTCAACGATACGGCCAACGCCGGGGGCAACTGCTGCTGCTGCGGGGGCAACGAGGTGAAAGTCGCCCGGCAGGTCAACGTCAATCTGCTCGTTTACGCGGTCAGTCACTGA
- a CDS encoding sigma-70 family RNA polymerase sigma factor, protein MVIGPLRGISMGMSRQDVVRIGLREQDRLLAYIHAIVNDDHAAEDVFQETFAAAIEQCIAIADEHHLVRWLRVTARNKSKEAIRKLVRQPRRLDDDVIDRLEGHFDELPANGSTDTMDALRQCMDQLAPNIRRLVELRYQDDLSGQKLADVVGQKLNTVYVTLSRAHRTLANCVRLRLADMEKRHV, encoded by the coding sequence ATGGTCATAGGCCCATTGAGAGGCATTTCCATGGGCATGAGCCGACAGGACGTCGTTCGCATCGGTTTGCGTGAGCAGGATCGCCTGCTGGCCTATATTCACGCCATCGTCAACGACGATCACGCCGCGGAGGACGTGTTTCAGGAGACTTTCGCCGCCGCGATCGAACAGTGCATCGCCATCGCCGATGAGCACCATCTGGTCCGCTGGCTTCGCGTGACCGCCCGCAACAAATCCAAAGAAGCCATCCGCAAACTCGTGCGTCAGCCCCGCCGCCTCGATGACGATGTGATCGACCGGCTCGAAGGCCATTTCGATGAGCTTCCGGCCAACGGAAGCACGGACACGATGGACGCCCTGCGTCAGTGCATGGATCAGCTCGCGCCGAACATCCGCCGGCTCGTCGAGCTGCGCTATCAGGACGACCTGTCGGGCCAGAAGCTCGCGGACGTCGTCGGCCAAAAGCTCAATACGGTGTACGTCACCCTCAGCCGCGCCCATCGCACGCTGGCCAACTGCGTGCGGCTGCGCCTGGCGGACATGGAGAAGCGCCATGTCTGA
- a CDS encoding prepilin-type N-terminal cleavage/methylation domain-containing protein: protein MNTTPTHLETYSCAGRDSHRAFTLIELLVVVAIIALLIAILLPSLTKARAIARITACSSQQRQIIIAWAMYAQDNKQELVGAETSVANAWARSSNPDKLQNILDGKLYKYIGQTSVYKCPSDRRNMSFNGTTYVPCPPYYRSYSFSEYAGGDTPHFSITRITGFKQPARTMVFLGDQDPRGSNTGSWVIPATGGNWTDWPATWHLDGVNIGFADTHVEYYKHRDPFTMEITWFFTPAPGSADLLYFQSIYCPK, encoded by the coding sequence ATGAATACAACACCCACCCATCTCGAAACGTATTCATGTGCGGGGCGCGATTCGCACCGCGCCTTTACGCTCATCGAACTCCTCGTCGTCGTCGCCATCATCGCCCTGCTCATCGCGATCCTGCTCCCCTCGCTCACCAAGGCGCGCGCCATCGCCCGCATCACCGCGTGCAGCTCCCAGCAGCGGCAGATCATCATCGCATGGGCCATGTACGCGCAGGACAACAAGCAGGAACTCGTCGGCGCCGAAACCAGCGTCGCCAACGCATGGGCCCGCAGCTCCAATCCCGACAAGCTTCAGAACATCCTCGACGGCAAACTTTACAAATACATCGGTCAGACCAGCGTCTACAAATGCCCTTCCGACCGGCGCAACATGAGCTTCAACGGCACGACCTACGTGCCTTGCCCGCCCTATTACCGCAGCTACTCGTTCAGCGAGTACGCCGGCGGCGATACGCCGCATTTCTCCATCACGCGCATCACCGGGTTCAAGCAGCCGGCGCGCACGATGGTCTTCCTCGGCGATCAGGACCCGCGCGGATCCAACACCGGGTCATGGGTCATCCCCGCCACCGGCGGCAACTGGACCGACTGGCCCGCCACCTGGCATCTGGACGGCGTCAACATCGGCTTCGCCGACACGCACGTCGAATACTACAAGCATCGCGATCCGTTCACGATGGAGATCACCTGGTTCTTCACCCCCGCCCCCGGCAGCGCCGACCTGCTCTACTTTCAGTCAATCTATTGCCCCAAATAA
- a CDS encoding response regulator, with the protein MSQPSEPVSAQILIVDDEVAHAEVMAEALQRLGHVCTLVHDSTAAADELRHGAFDVIVTDLVMDGEDAGMKVLKVAAETQPNAEVIMVTAHGDVPTAKAALRGGAYDFIEKPLDLDVFRNLVNRAAQTVILRNQNTELRQQVDERFGLQGIIGHSPAIQRILTTVRQVAASDIPILITGESGTGKELIARAIHANSNRAKKPFKPLNCAGLSASILESELFGHVKGAFTGAEREREGVFEYADGGTLLLDEIGDMPMDMQAKLLRVLESGEVVRVGDNAPRHVDVRLISATNHDVQKLITDGKFREDLYFRIRGVEIHLPPLRQRREDIPLLVHSFIERFAKTMNKPVRNISEPAQMALMQYPWPGNVRQLLNVVQNMVVIADGDTIELHHVPPEIRAAGDAAASGDSLDGLAGLSLEQIEKQAIRNTLRMTGGNREQAAKLLNIGERTLYRKLKEYGLK; encoded by the coding sequence ATGAGTCAGCCAAGCGAACCAGTCAGTGCTCAGATTCTGATCGTCGACGACGAAGTCGCGCACGCCGAGGTCATGGCCGAAGCGCTTCAGCGACTCGGCCACGTGTGCACCCTCGTGCACGACTCGACCGCCGCCGCGGATGAACTGCGGCACGGGGCGTTTGACGTGATCGTGACGGACCTGGTGATGGACGGCGAGGATGCGGGCATGAAGGTGCTCAAGGTCGCCGCCGAGACCCAGCCCAATGCCGAGGTCATCATGGTCACCGCGCACGGCGACGTACCCACCGCCAAGGCCGCCCTCCGCGGCGGGGCCTACGACTTCATCGAAAAGCCCCTCGACCTCGACGTTTTCCGCAATCTCGTCAATCGGGCGGCTCAGACCGTTATCCTCCGCAATCAGAACACCGAGCTCCGCCAGCAGGTCGACGAACGCTTCGGCCTGCAAGGCATCATCGGCCACAGCCCCGCCATCCAGCGCATCCTCACCACCGTCCGACAGGTCGCCGCCTCCGACATCCCGATCCTCATCACCGGTGAATCCGGCACCGGCAAGGAACTCATCGCCCGCGCGATTCACGCCAATTCCAACCGCGCCAAAAAACCCTTCAAGCCGCTCAACTGTGCCGGCCTCTCCGCTTCGATCCTCGAATCCGAACTCTTCGGACATGTGAAGGGCGCCTTCACCGGCGCCGAGCGCGAACGCGAGGGCGTCTTCGAGTACGCCGACGGCGGGACGCTCCTGCTCGACGAAATCGGCGACATGCCCATGGACATGCAGGCCAAGCTCCTGCGCGTGCTCGAAAGCGGCGAAGTCGTCCGCGTCGGCGACAATGCCCCGCGCCATGTCGATGTCCGACTCATCTCCGCCACCAATCACGATGTTCAGAAGCTCATCACCGATGGAAAATTCCGCGAAGATCTCTACTTCCGCATCCGCGGCGTCGAGATCCACCTGCCCCCGCTCCGCCAGCGCCGCGAAGACATCCCGCTTCTCGTCCACAGCTTCATCGAACGCTTCGCCAAGACGATGAACAAGCCCGTCCGCAACATCAGCGAGCCGGCGCAGATGGCACTGATGCAGTATCCCTGGCCGGGCAATGTGCGGCAGCTTCTCAACGTCGTGCAGAACATGGTCGTCATCGCCGACGGCGACACGATCGAACTGCATCATGTCCCGCCGGAGATTCGCGCCGCCGGCGACGCCGCCGCATCGGGCGATTCGCTCGACGGCCTGGCCGGCCTGAGTCTCGAACAAATCGAAAAACAAGCCATCCGCAACACCCTCCGCATGACCGGCGGCAATCGCGAACAAGCCGCGAAATTGCTCAACATCGGCGAGCGGACGCTGTATCGGAAGCTCAAGGAATATGGTTTGAAATGA
- the ispF gene encoding 2-C-methyl-D-erythritol 2,4-cyclodiphosphate synthase, translating to MPHQPYRIGHGFDLHRLEPGHKLIVGGEQLEHDRGCDAHSDGDVVYHSVVDAILGALGFDDIGQLFPDNDPKWKGADSVIFVEEAVKRMEAAGYAIGNIDITVILQRPKLSPHKAKIKSNLARLLHCDLSQVNIKGKTHEKVDSLGENRSIACHVVVLLVKS from the coding sequence ATCCCTCACCAACCTTACCGCATCGGCCACGGCTTCGACCTGCACCGCCTCGAACCCGGGCATAAGCTCATCGTCGGCGGCGAGCAGCTCGAACACGATCGCGGATGCGATGCGCACTCCGACGGCGACGTCGTGTATCACTCGGTCGTCGACGCGATCCTCGGCGCGCTCGGGTTCGATGACATCGGGCAGCTTTTCCCCGACAACGATCCGAAGTGGAAAGGCGCCGACTCCGTCATCTTCGTCGAAGAAGCGGTCAAGCGCATGGAAGCCGCGGGGTATGCGATCGGCAACATCGACATCACCGTGATCCTGCAGCGCCCCAAGCTCAGCCCGCACAAGGCAAAGATCAAATCGAACCTCGCCCGCCTGCTCCATTGCGATCTCTCGCAGGTCAACATCAAGGGCAAGACCCACGAAAAAGTCGACTCCCTCGGCGAAAACCGCTCGATCGCGTGTCATGTCGTCGTGCTGCTGGTCAAGTCGTAA
- the holA gene encoding DNA polymerase III subunit delta encodes MARRSTAKSSGPPAFTGAERVVVFHGKQDFLRTYYLQQLRAAIESKTGSEVETVRCDGKTASLSDVFDELRSFGLMQQHRMIVVDAADEFVKNHREAVTRYVDSPEDTATLVLRADKWNKGNIDKAIEKVGQFVKCDPPSEADTMKWTVAYCKKKYSVAIEPNAARTLLEHVGVDLGRIDSELAKLAAGVPAGGSITAEQVDVLVGRASDEAAWAIQEAVLSGNAAAAMTKLHELTDLAKQADVLVGYFVADLMRKLCQATAMLAAGQGDASICGTLKMWGDRSRPFMSAARRLGPHRAAKLFDQIVSLDQRAKSGFGDPTRNLERFVVQFADTIK; translated from the coding sequence ATGGCCCGACGCTCCACAGCCAAATCCTCCGGCCCGCCTGCGTTCACCGGCGCCGAGCGCGTCGTCGTGTTTCACGGCAAGCAGGACTTCCTGCGCACCTATTACCTTCAGCAGCTTCGCGCCGCCATCGAATCCAAGACCGGCTCGGAAGTCGAGACCGTCCGCTGCGACGGCAAGACGGCTTCGCTGTCCGATGTGTTCGACGAGCTGCGCAGCTTCGGGCTGATGCAGCAGCATCGCATGATCGTCGTCGACGCGGCGGACGAGTTCGTCAAGAACCATCGCGAGGCGGTGACGCGCTATGTGGATTCGCCCGAGGATACGGCGACGCTCGTCCTGCGGGCGGACAAGTGGAACAAGGGCAACATCGACAAGGCCATCGAAAAAGTCGGCCAGTTCGTCAAATGCGACCCGCCCAGCGAGGCGGACACGATGAAATGGACCGTCGCATACTGCAAGAAGAAATACAGCGTCGCCATCGAGCCCAACGCGGCGCGGACGCTGTTGGAGCATGTCGGCGTGGACCTGGGTCGCATCGACAGCGAGCTGGCCAAGCTCGCGGCAGGCGTCCCGGCGGGCGGGTCGATCACGGCGGAACAGGTCGATGTGCTCGTCGGCCGGGCGAGCGACGAGGCGGCATGGGCGATTCAGGAAGCGGTGCTCTCGGGGAACGCGGCGGCGGCGATGACGAAACTGCACGAATTGACGGATCTGGCGAAACAGGCGGACGTGCTGGTGGGGTATTTCGTGGCGGACTTGATGCGCAAGCTTTGTCAGGCGACGGCCATGCTCGCCGCCGGTCAGGGCGATGCGAGCATCTGCGGGACGCTGAAAATGTGGGGCGACCGCTCGCGGCCGTTCATGTCGGCGGCGCGCCGGCTCGGACCGCACCGTGCGGCCAAGCTCTTCGACCAGATCGTCTCGCTCGACCAGCGGGCCAAGTCCGGTTTCGGCGATCCGACGCGGAATCTTGAGCGTTTTGTCGTGCAGTTTGCCGATACCATCAAATGA
- the pyrR gene encoding bifunctional pyr operon transcriptional regulator/uracil phosphoribosyltransferase PyrR — protein MRVIADEKQVAELVARLARELEAAMKQSDRPWAIVGIRSRGDVLAERLAKRVKVDYLGSVDIALYRDDLSEVGPQPVVRTTEIDFPVDGTNILLVDDVLMSGRSVRAAIQSLLDFGRPRCIKLMVLVDRGGRELPIAPDFVGQRVAMDSDELVEVRLAPTDPDDEIVMFPRPTRKAAEGRP, from the coding sequence ATGCGTGTGATTGCGGATGAAAAGCAGGTGGCGGAACTGGTCGCCCGGCTGGCGCGGGAGCTTGAGGCGGCGATGAAGCAGTCGGATCGTCCGTGGGCGATCGTCGGCATTCGGAGCCGGGGCGATGTGCTGGCGGAGCGGCTGGCCAAGCGCGTCAAGGTCGATTATCTGGGGTCGGTGGACATCGCGTTGTATCGGGATGATCTGTCGGAGGTCGGGCCGCAGCCGGTGGTGCGGACGACGGAGATCGATTTTCCGGTGGACGGGACGAACATTCTGTTGGTGGACGATGTGCTGATGAGCGGGCGGAGCGTGCGCGCGGCGATTCAGTCGCTCTTGGACTTCGGTCGGCCGCGGTGCATCAAACTGATGGTGCTGGTTGATCGGGGCGGGCGGGAGCTGCCGATCGCGCCGGATTTTGTCGGGCAGCGCGTGGCGATGGATTCGGACGAACTGGTCGAGGTGCGGCTGGCGCCGACGGACCCGGATGACGAGATCGTGATGTTCCCCCGGCCGACACGCAAAGCCGCGGAGGGCCGGCCATGA
- a CDS encoding aspartate carbamoyltransferase catalytic subunit: MNAKAAPYVWPHKHLIGIEQLSAADIRFLFETARGFEAVSTRSIKKVPALRGKVVVNLFFEPSTRTKSSFYLAASRLSADTLDFSSSGSSVSKGETVVDTARNIEAMGVDIIVVRHSQSGVPKLLAESVNCSVVNAGDGQHEHPTQALLDMYTIAQRYGRTDFDLSGLTVAIVGDIAHSRVARSNIIGLNKLGAKVLLVGPPTLVSTAFEKLGCEVHYDFDSVLDRIDVVNMLRVQFERITSQAFPSLREYSAVFGLSAARLARMKKNVVVMHPGPINRGLEIESAVADGPNSAILQQVTHGLAVRMATLFLVHGAQYAGVMGNE; encoded by the coding sequence ATGAACGCCAAAGCCGCGCCCTATGTCTGGCCTCACAAGCATCTGATCGGCATCGAGCAGCTTTCCGCCGCGGACATCCGCTTTCTGTTCGAGACGGCCCGGGGCTTCGAGGCGGTGTCGACGCGAAGCATCAAAAAAGTTCCGGCGCTGCGCGGCAAGGTCGTGGTCAACCTGTTCTTCGAACCGTCCACCCGCACCAAGAGCAGCTTCTATCTCGCCGCCAGCCGCCTGAGCGCCGACACGCTGGACTTCTCGTCGAGCGGTTCGAGCGTCAGCAAGGGCGAAACGGTCGTCGACACCGCGCGGAACATCGAAGCGATGGGTGTGGACATCATCGTCGTGCGTCACAGCCAGTCCGGCGTGCCCAAGCTGCTCGCCGAGTCGGTCAACTGCTCGGTCGTCAACGCGGGGGACGGACAACATGAACATCCCACGCAGGCGCTGCTCGACATGTACACCATCGCGCAGCGCTATGGCCGCACCGACTTCGATCTGAGCGGGCTGACGGTCGCCATCGTCGGCGACATCGCGCATTCGCGCGTCGCCCGCTCGAACATCATCGGGCTCAACAAGCTGGGCGCGAAGGTGCTGCTCGTCGGTCCGCCGACGCTTGTCAGCACGGCGTTCGAGAAGCTCGGCTGCGAAGTGCATTACGATTTCGATTCGGTGCTCGATCGCATCGACGTGGTGAACATGCTGCGCGTGCAGTTCGAGCGGATCACCAGCCAGGCGTTCCCGTCGCTGCGGGAGTACTCGGCGGTGTTCGGATTGAGCGCGGCGCGGCTGGCGCGGATGAAGAAGAATGTCGTCGTGATGCACCCGGGGCCGATCAATCGCGGACTCGAAATCGAGTCGGCGGTGGCGGACGGGCCCAACTCGGCGATTTTGCAGCAGGTCACGCACGGGTTGGCCGTCAGGATGGCGACGTTATTTTTAGTGCATGGAGCGCAATATGCGGGAGTCATGGGAAATGAGTGA
- a CDS encoding guanylate kinase: MERNMRESWEMSEARGLLVVISGPSGVGKTTITHKLVEHLGAVFSVSMTTRPKTAADTEGVDYYFVDLPRFEKAIMDGELLEHAKVFTNYYGTPRGPVVENLAAGRDVILEIDVEGAIQIKAALPEALCIFVNPPSEEELLRRLRARAREDETVIQRRFSEAKREMKQARECGAYDYFIINEKLDAAVSEACRIVSQHKQHV; encoded by the coding sequence ATGGAGCGCAATATGCGGGAGTCATGGGAAATGAGTGAGGCGCGCGGGTTATTGGTGGTGATTTCCGGGCCGTCGGGCGTGGGCAAGACCACGATCACGCACAAGCTCGTCGAGCACCTCGGGGCGGTGTTCAGCGTGTCGATGACGACGCGGCCCAAGACCGCCGCCGACACCGAAGGCGTCGATTACTACTTCGTCGATCTGCCGCGCTTCGAGAAGGCGATCATGGACGGCGAACTGCTCGAGCATGCGAAGGTGTTCACGAACTACTACGGCACGCCGCGCGGCCCGGTCGTCGAGAACCTCGCCGCCGGTCGGGATGTCATTCTCGAGATCGACGTCGAAGGCGCGATCCAGATCAAGGCCGCCCTGCCCGAAGCTCTGTGCATCTTCGTGAACCCGCCCAGCGAGGAGGAGCTTCTCCGTCGCCTGCGCGCCCGTGCGCGGGAGGACGAGACGGTGATTCAGCGGCGCTTCAGCGAGGCGAAGCGCGAGATGAAACAGGCCCGCGAGTGCGGAGCGTACGATTACTTCATCATCAACGAAAAACTCGACGCCGCGGTCAGCGAGGCCTGCCGCATCGTCAGCCAGCATAAGCAGCACGTCTGA
- a CDS encoding NAD(P)H-hydrate epimerase has protein sequence MAPEANPMVFTREQARRIDGAAMEHYGIPGIVLMENASRGLALQALRMLGWPDIRPEAHVLILCGGGNNGGDGLAAARHLHNAGIGLTIVLTHDLGSYKGDAEINLNIVRMMNLNIVEAADDPLAALVHEPPCDLIIDGLLGTGLASPVRPPLDKVIAWVNEQDTPVLAIDIPSGLDCDSGEPLGCAVRATATVTFVGVKRGFLTASARPYLGDVTVTDIGVPRELIEQLGQAMPR, from the coding sequence ATGGCCCCCGAAGCGAACCCGATGGTATTCACCCGCGAGCAGGCACGCCGCATTGACGGCGCGGCGATGGAGCACTATGGCATCCCCGGCATCGTGCTGATGGAAAACGCCTCGCGCGGGCTGGCGCTGCAAGCGCTTCGCATGCTCGGCTGGCCGGACATTCGGCCCGAGGCGCATGTGCTCATTCTCTGCGGCGGCGGGAACAACGGCGGCGACGGACTTGCCGCCGCGCGGCATCTGCACAACGCCGGCATCGGCCTGACCATCGTCCTGACCCATGACCTCGGCTCCTACAAGGGCGACGCCGAAATCAACCTCAACATCGTCCGCATGATGAACCTCAACATCGTCGAGGCCGCCGACGATCCGCTCGCCGCGCTCGTCCATGAGCCGCCGTGCGATCTGATCATCGACGGCCTGCTCGGCACCGGGCTCGCCAGCCCCGTCCGACCGCCGCTCGACAAGGTCATCGCATGGGTCAATGAACAGGACACGCCCGTGCTCGCCATCGACATCCCCTCCGGCCTCGATTGCGACAGCGGCGAGCCCCTCGGATGCGCCGTCCGCGCGACCGCCACCGTGACGTTCGTCGGCGTCAAGCGCGGGTTCCTGACCGCCTCGGCAAGGCCCTACCTCGGCGATGTCACCGTGACCGACATCGGCGTCCCCCGCGAACTGATCGAACAACTGGGCCAAGCGATGCCCCGCTGA
- a CDS encoding sigma-70 family RNA polymerase sigma factor, with protein sequence MNDHPPDALFVQSLIDCQDRLCAYAAAMVGSLAIAEDLVQQTNLVIWREAKQFVPGTDFSAWACRILYYEVLAWRKRRSRERLVFDDAIVANIAEQAERISVTAPDRHRALIDCLSKLTDSQRDLLNARYQSDTSLNDYAARIGRPVDSLYQTLRRVRLQLGQCVDRFLNREQRA encoded by the coding sequence ATGAACGATCATCCGCCAGATGCCCTGTTTGTTCAGAGCTTAATCGACTGCCAGGACCGGCTTTGCGCCTATGCCGCCGCGATGGTCGGTTCGCTGGCGATCGCGGAGGATCTCGTTCAGCAGACGAATCTGGTGATCTGGCGCGAGGCGAAACAATTTGTTCCCGGCACCGACTTCAGCGCCTGGGCCTGTCGGATTCTCTATTACGAAGTGCTCGCATGGCGCAAGCGCCGATCGCGCGAGCGGCTGGTGTTTGACGATGCGATCGTCGCCAACATCGCCGAGCAGGCCGAGCGGATTTCCGTCACCGCGCCCGACCGCCATCGCGCCCTGATCGATTGCCTCTCGAAGCTGACCGACAGCCAGCGCGATCTTCTCAACGCCCGCTACCAGTCCGACACCTCGCTCAACGACTACGCCGCGCGGATCGGCCGGCCGGTCGATTCGCTGTACCAGACGCTGCGCCGCGTGCGCCTTCAGCTTGGCCAATGCGTCGATCGGTTCCTCAATCGAGAACAGCGCGCATGA
- a CDS encoding prepilin-type N-terminal cleavage/methylation domain-containing protein yields MRHRAFTLIELLVVMATIAVIIALLMPSINRAVELSRRTVCAANLHQWGLACINYAGDNSGRYPTATVWAGWTHLNLIVEKGDVQYSAGTDYRVLRDAYGLGEKATRCPSSQRVKALEPIIANYPPPDNYRWNRSHTAMKQSYDPVTDDGRQYYLFDYAFIVNANNYIGGGKHPPARRASDPQIADRVLVADTVDWNGWANAWLYSTCHPAADGLVDWQNVAMADGALLSQSRAEFNHTIMTTAPTTDGSAKHGLAYWYWEGVD; encoded by the coding sequence ATGCGACATCGCGCCTTTACGCTCATCGAACTGCTCGTCGTGATGGCGACAATCGCCGTGATCATCGCATTGCTCATGCCTTCGATAAACCGCGCGGTCGAACTGTCGCGCCGCACCGTGTGCGCAGCGAACCTTCATCAGTGGGGCCTGGCCTGCATCAACTACGCTGGCGATAACTCCGGCAGGTATCCCACCGCCACAGTTTGGGCCGGTTGGACGCATCTGAATCTGATCGTGGAAAAGGGTGATGTCCAATATTCGGCCGGTACGGATTACCGGGTGCTGCGGGATGCGTACGGCCTGGGCGAGAAAGCCACACGCTGCCCCAGCAGTCAGCGCGTCAAGGCGTTGGAGCCGATCATCGCCAACTATCCTCCGCCAGACAATTACCGCTGGAACCGATCGCACACCGCCATGAAGCAGTCCTACGACCCGGTGACCGATGATGGTAGACAGTATTACCTGTTCGACTATGCCTTTATCGTCAACGCCAATAATTACATTGGCGGTGGCAAGCACCCCCCGGCCCGACGCGCCAGCGACCCGCAGATCGCCGATCGCGTTCTCGTCGCCGACACCGTCGATTGGAACGGATGGGCGAACGCATGGTTGTATTCGACCTGCCACCCCGCCGCCGATGGGCTCGTGGACTGGCAGAATGTAGCTATGGCCGACGGGGCTCTGCTCAGTCAATCCCGTGCCGAATTCAACCACACGATCATGACGACAGCCCCGACGACCGACGGCTCCGCCAAGCACGGCCTTGCCTACTGGTATTGGGAAGGTGTTGACTGA